The following proteins are co-located in the Helicoverpa armigera isolate CAAS_96S chromosome 23, ASM3070526v1, whole genome shotgun sequence genome:
- the LOC110376771 gene encoding protein C19orf12 homolog gives MDMQVEIYAGDVRYERTWVEQIILQLADMFDIRIVWDSNAALLTTVMAVAGGVMGGYAGGRLGAALGAGIGGATGFGVSTVVTLREIWATVKEKLSELLYIVLNYLRRLDPLDYLEAFQILMRCTASRRELVFTIIEFIAQKLNKEVMSNMIYQ, from the exons ATGGACATGCAAGTGGAAATCTATGCAGGTGATGTGAGGTACGAAAGAACATGGGTGgaacaaataattttgcaattgg CTGATATGTTCGATATCCGGATAGTATGGGACAGCAATGCAGCCTTACTGACTACCGTTATGGCAGTCGCTGGTGGAGTCATGGGCGGGTATGCAGGCGGACGGCTCGGAGCTGCTCTGGGTGCCGGGATTGGTGGAGCCACGGGGTTCGGAGTTTCAA CTGTAGTAACACTTCGAGAAATATGGGCAACTGTCAAAGAGAAGCTGAGTGAGCTTCTGTACATAGTATTAAACTACCTCCGGAGGCTGGATCCTCTTGACTACCTGGAAGCCTTCCAGATCCTCATGAGGTGCACAGCAAGCCGGAGAGAGCTGGTCTTCACAATCATTGAGTTCATCGCTCAGAAGCTCAACAAGGAAGTCATGTCAAATATGATTTATCAATGA
- the LOC110376752 gene encoding uncharacterized protein LOC110376752: MDYDSDSGSDNGYESVYTRGTMCGNAGLPFDPACIEKVILSISDAFDFRVVLSDERTKSALLVTTGLALAGGLIGRHYGGKIGAAVGGAVGGACGLGIVAVSMRSIWQDIKEKLSELFDIVYDYLAGLGLEDYKRAAMFLTTSGDKTQLAMLILQTASGILGKKILSSITAA, from the exons ATGGATTACGATTCAGATTCGGGCTCCGATAACGGCTACGAGTCTGTGTATACTCGTGGCACAATGTGCGGGAATGCTGGTTTGCCATTTGACCCTGCGTGCATCGAGAAAGTGATACTAAGTATCAGCGATGCTTTCGACTTCCGCGTGGTCCTGAGCGATGAGAGAACAAAGTCGGCGCTGTTGGTGACTACGGGGCTTGCGCTGGCGGGTGGTTTGATCGGCCGCCATTATGGAGGGAAAATCGGAGCGGCAGTCGGCGGCGCGGTCGGAGGTGCCTGCGGACTTGGTATCGTTG cTGTATCCATGAGGAGCATCTGGCAGGATATAAAAGAGAAGCTATCAGAACTGTTTGATATAGTGTATGACTACCTGGCAGGCTTAGGGCTGGAGGACTACAAGCGAGCGGCCATGTTCCTCACCACATCCGGTGACAAAACCCAACTTGCTATGCTCATTCTACAGACAGCGTCCGGTATCCTTGGCAAGAAAATTTTATCAAGCATCACAGCTGCATAG
- the LOC110376780 gene encoding uncharacterized protein LOC110376780, with amino-acid sequence MQRATARLNQRIAEEAQLLAEEKWIIEALRKVKQQRNGLQIERLHLENLKATINREELRSIISSDIAVNKDSETAQSQSAEADKPTAPDYPLTEIIPVTNLALLDGPVAGIDDEMCNTEKLNLSVTNSVFTNQHMASLDIEEDDDDLDNALEDDEDMENCLIEMNMLMQSK; translated from the exons ATGCAAAGGGCCACTGCACGTTTAAACCAACGGATAGCTGAAGAAGCGCAGCTCCTAGCCGAGGAAAAGTGGATAATAGAAGCGTTAAGGAAAGTTAAACAACAAAGAAATGGCTTACAG ATAGAAAGACTCCACTTAGAGAATTTGAAGGCGACAATAAACAGAGAAGAGTTAAGGAGTATAATTTCTTCAGACATCGCTGTGAACAAGGATAGTGAAACTGCTCAGAGCCAATCTGCAGAGGCTGATAAACCCACCGCTCCTGACTATCCACTGACTGAGATAATCCCGGTGACGAATTTAGCACTGTTAGATGGTCCAGTTGCAGGGATTGATGACGAGATGTGCAACACTGAGAAACTCAACCTGTCTGTAACTAACTCAGTATTCA CGAATCAGCACATGGCCTCATTGGACATagaagaggatgatgatgatttggaCAATGCTTTAGAAGACGATGAAGACATGGAGAACTGCCTCATTGAAATGAACATGCTGATGCAGTCTAAATGA